The Streptomyces venezuelae genomic interval GAGATCGGCGGGGCCGCGCCGGACCAGGGATGTCAGCCACTGGAAGCCCTCGTCGAGGTCGGCGCCCGGCTTCTCCACGAGACCGTCGGTGTAGAGCATCAGGGTCTGTCCGGGGTCGAGCTCCATCGCGGTCACGGGGTAGTCGAGCCGGCCGAACTCCGCGGAGAGCCCGAGCGGCAGCCCGCCCTCGACGGGAAGCCTGCGGCACCGGCCGTCGATCTCCCTCACCAGCGGGTCGACATGGCCCGCGCGGACGATCTGGACGACGCCGGTGCCGAGGTCGACCTCGGCGTACGTGCAGGTCGCGAAGCGTTCGGTGTCGAGCTCGTGCAGGAAGACCGAGGCTCTGGCCATGACGGTGGCCGGGGGATGCCCCTCGGCGGCGTAGGCGCGCAGCACGATCCGCAGCTGGCCCATGACGGCCGCCGCGTGGGTGTCGTGGCCCTGGACGTCGCCGATGACGGCGCCGACGCGTCCTCCGGGGAGCGCGATGATGTCGTACCAGTCGCCGCCGATGTCCCGGCCGAGGCGGGCCGAGCGGTAGCGGACGGCCGTCTGCGCGCCGGGCACCTCGGGGATCCGGCGGGGCAGCATCGCCTGCTGGAGCCCTTCGGCGAGGTCATGCTCCTGCTCGTACAGCATGGCCCGCTGGAGGCTCTGGGCGATGCTGCTGCCGAGGGCGACGAGCAGGGTCCGCTCGTCCTCGCTGAAGCCGGCCCTGTCGCTGTAGAGCAGGCCGAGCGCGCCGATGGGCCGGGCCTGCGCGATGAGCGGCAGATAGGCGGCGGCGGTGATGCCGAGGCCGCTGATGTGCGGCCAGAGCACGGGGAAGGACTCGGCGAAGTCGCGGGCCGAGTCGATGAACCGGGGCCGCAGGGTCCTGATCACCTCGCTCATCGGGTACGGCTCGTCCACCCGGGTGAAGCGGGTGCCCGGCACGAAGGCGCCGTTGGGCCCCTCGGCGACCAGATGGATGCGGCCCGCTTCGAGGAGGCCCATCACGAGGCTGGCGGCACCGAAGTGTTCGAGGGCGTGCGAGTCGTTGAGGAGGTCGATGACGTCCTGCACGGTCCGGGCGTAGGCGAGGGCGGCCGTGGTGCCCTCGACGACACCGGCGCGCTGCCGGCGCCCCTCGTCGAGGCCGAGCCGGGCGGCGGATTCGGTCAGCTCGTGCGTGGCGTCGCGGAGGACGCCCACGATGCGCACCGGACGGCCCGTGCCGTCCCGCTGGACCAAGCCCTGAGTGTGGGTCCACTGGTGCCTGCCGTCGCGGCGGCGGATCCGGAAGTACGCGCCGTACTGGTCGCTGCCCTCCTTGAGCGCCTGGGCCACCAGCGTGTCGAGGCGGCGGCCCTCGTCGGGCAGGACGCGGGAGCCGAGGCTCTCGGGCCGGCCGTCGTAGTCGGCCCGGTCCATGTCGAAGACCTCGAGCGCGGCGTCGTCCATGCTCATCGTCCCCGTGAGCAGGTCCCAGTCGAAGCCGCCCATCCGGAAGGCCGAGCCGTAGTCGTGCAGGATCCGGGCTCCGGCCCGCTCGGCCGCCTCCCCGCCCCCTCTGCCCGCGTTCATGGGGCCACGCTAGGCGCAGCCCCGCTCCTGCGCACCATGAAGATCCGTTTCACCCCTTCGCCCCCTTCATCCTTCGAAGGTCTCGGGCTGCTCCTGCCCCGTGTCGGGCGGGAAGAGCTCCTGGAGCGGCAGCTCTCCTTCCGGGGAGACGGGGGGCTCGGCGTAGGGGTCGGCGTACGGATCGGTGTACGGGTCGGTGTAGGGATCCCCGTACGGGTCGGAGTTCGGGTCCTCGCGCGGATCCGCGTACGGGTCGGACGGCGGATCGGCGAACGGGTCTCCGGGCGGATCGGCGGGCTGGTCGGGGGTCGGGTCCCCGGACGGGTCGGGGTCCGCGGGAACGGGACCGGTCGGGTCCGGCGAGGAGGGCGTGACCGTTTCGGGCCGCGACGGCTCCGGGGTCGCGGGGGCGGGCGCCACGGAGTCCGGGGTCGCGGAGTCGGGGGCCGCCGGCGCCTCCGGGGCGACGGTACCGGTCAGGTGGCACGCGTCCGGGTCGCAGTCCGGCTCCACGGCGGGCTTCCGGTCCTCGGCCCCGTCGCTGCCGGTCCGGCGCTCGATCCAGCTCTTGTCGGCGGCGTTCACGATGACGAGGCTGGTGACGACGGTGCTGGTCGGCCGGACGACGATGACGTACTCGGGGTCGAAGCTCTCCCAGGGCTCGCCCTGGTGGACGCCTCCCGGGGCCGTGACCGGGCTGCGGAGCGGGTTGCCGCAGGCGCAGCGGACGCGCGGGGAGCCGTACTGGTCGACGAGGACCGCCGTACCGGACTGGAGGACGGACTGGAAGGGGGCGGCGCGGCCGCCCCGGTAGCCGTGGTTGGTGACCCGGGTGTCCGCGCGCAGGACTACGGGGGTCAGCCCGCGCAGCCAGCCGGGGACGTTCGCCTCGGGGATGCCGGCGGCCTCGGCGAAGGCACGCGTCCTCGCCGGGTCGCCGGAGAGGAAGGTGACCTGCTGCTCGACGTCGCAGCTGGCCTCCGAGCGGGTGCCGCCGTAGAGGCCGGGAGTGGAGCCCGTGATCTCTCGCACCCGCTGGAAGGAGGTGGCGGCCGGGTCCCGTTCCGGGACGGCCGCGCGGCCGGTGATCCGGGCGGTGGACGCGGTGAAGGGGTCGGGGCCCCGTGCGGTGACCGGCTGGAGGTGGACCTCCTGGGCGGCGGCGGCCGCGGGCTGCTCGCCGTGGCTGCCGCCCTGCTCGTCGGAGGTGCAGCCGGCGACGAGGAGAGCGGAGGCGAGCGTCGCGGTGATCGCGGTGGGGGTTCGCCGTCTCCGGCGCCGCTGAGGTGTGCGCACCTGGTTCTCCCGTTGTCTCGGTCGTCGTCTCGATCCGGGGCGCGGCGCCCGGTTCCGGCCAGTCCCTCATGTCTGTCGCAGCGCCGGGGCCCCCGCAAGCGGAGGAAGGCCGACCGGGTCGGTCGGCACCCGGCCGGCCGAACACCCCGCTTGAACGCGTTCAAGAAAGGCCCTAGGCTCGACCCGGCAGTTGAACACGTTCAAGTCGGGGGGTTTCCGGTGACCACGCTGTCGATCCTGGTGAACCCGGTCGTGATGATCGGGATGTTCTGGGTCGTACCGACGGGGCTGGCGCTCCTGGACGGACCGAGGCCGCCAGGCCTCGACCCGCTCCGACGCGCCTGGCCGCTGCTCGCCCTCCCCGGAGCCCTTGCCCTGTGGCTGCCCCGCTCCGGAGTCGCGGCCGGGCTGGCCGCCGTCTACGCCCTGGCCGCCGTGGCGCTGGCGCTCCAGGCGCCGGCCCGTCTCGTCCTCACCCGCTCGCTGCGGCCCAGGGAGGTCGCCGTGCTCACCGCGCTGGTCGCCCCGTCCGTCGCCGGCCTGGCGCTCGTCGCCGAGCGGGCCTCGTACCCGCTCTTCGGCTTCGACCTGGACATCCTCGCGCTGACCGTCCCGCACTTTCATTTCGCGGGCTTCGCCGCCGCCCTGGTCGCCGGCCTCGTCTGCCGCACCGACGACGGGCCCACCGCCCGCTTCGCCGCGCTCAGCGTCCCGGCCGGCACGCTGCTCGTCCTGGCCGGCTACTTCGTCGACGACTGGGCCGAGCTCGCCGGGGCGGTCGTCCTGACGGCCGGGATGGCGGGGGTCGCCGTCCTGACTCTGCGCGAGCGCCGCGAGCTCGCGGCCGACCGGTTCACGCGCACGCTACTCGCCGTCTCGGCCCTGGTCCTCGTCGTCACCATGCTGCTCGCGCTGAGCTGGGCGCTCGGCGAGGCCACCGGCCTGCCGCACCTCGACCTGACCTGGATGGCCGCGACACACGGCCTGGGCAACGCCCTCGGCTTCGCGGTCTGCGCCCTCCTCGCCAGGCACCGCCTCCGCACCGACCGCACGGACCACACAGGCAGCACGGACCACATGGGCCACACCGACCCCGCCGCCCGCACCGACCGGACGGACCGGCCCGCACCGCCCCTCCAGCCCCTCCAGCCTCTCCAGCCCCTCCCGCCCCTCCCGACCCACCCGCGAACGGAGCTCCCGGCATGACCCGCCTCACGAACAGCCTCTCCCGCACCGCCCGCCCCCGCCCGGGCCTCAGCTACCGCGAAGTCGGCGCCACCCGCTCCCCCGAGGACCTCCCCGAGGGCTACCACCACCTGCGGTACAGCGAGGTCGTCGGCCACGGCCGCGCCGCCTTCGAGGCCGCCGGGACCGCCGTGACCACCTGGCGCACGCACCGGGCCTCCGGAGCGACCGTCCGCAGCGAGGCGGCCCGCGCCTGGCCCGGTGTCCGTCTGGAGGTGTCCCTCGGGATCGGCCGTGTCCGGCTCGGCGCCCCCTGCGCGGTGATCTGGACGGCATACGAGGAGAACCGGACCGGCTTCGCCTACGGCACCCTCACCGGGCACCCGGAGAGCGGTGAGGAGTCCTTCGTCGTCGACCTCGCACCCGACGGCACGGTCCGGTTCACGGTCACCGCCTTCAGCCGGCCCGCCGCCTGGTACACCCGGCACGCCGGCCCGCTGGTCCCCCTGCTCCAGCGGACGTACGCCCGCCACCTCGGCCGGACCCTCCGGCGTCTCGTCAGGGCGTGATCCCGGGCCGATACTGGAAGCGATGGAGTGGTTCACCGCGCCCGACCTCTGGCTGAGCCGGATCGTGTTCCAGCGGGGCCTCGCCGGGCTGTACTGCGTGGCCTTCCTGTCGGCCGCCCTCCAGTTCCGGGCGCTGATGGGCGAGCGCGGCATGCTCCCCGTACCGGAGTACGTGCGCCGGACCCGGCCCCGCCGCTCCCCCTCGCTCTTCCACTGGCGCTACTCCGACCGGCTGTTCGCGACCGTCGCGTGGACCGGGGCCGCGATTTCCCTGGCCCTCGTGGCGGGAGCCGGTGACGCGGTGCCGCTGCCGGTGTCGATGCTGCTGTGGTTCGTGCTCTGGGCGCTGTACCTGTCGATCGTGAACGTGGGCCAGACCTGGTACTCCTTCGGCTGGGAGTCGCTGCTCCTGGAGACCGGGTTCCTCGCGGTCTTCCTCGGCAACGACGACACGGGACCGCCCGTGCTCGTCCTCTTCCTGCTGCGCTGGCTGCTCTTCCGGGTCGAGTTCGGCGCGGGTCTCATCAAGATCCGGGGCGACCGCTGCTGGCGGAACCTGACCTGTCTCTACCACCACCACGAGACGCAGCCGATGCCCGGCCCGCTGAGCTGGTTCTTCCACCACCTCCCGCGCCCCCTGCACCGGGTCGAGGCGGGGGCCAACCACGTCGTCCAGCTGTTCGTGCCGTTCCTGCTCTTCACCCCGCAGCCGGTGGCCACGGCCGCCGCCTGCCTCATGATCGCCACGCAGCTGTGGCTGGTGCTCTCCGGGAACTTCGCCTGGCTGAACTGGCTGACCATCGTGCTCGCCGTCTCGGTCGTGGACGCCTCCGCGCTCACCGGTGAGCACCCGCGGCCGGATCCGCCGCTCTGGTACGTGGCCGTGGTCGTCGCGCTGACCGCCTTCGTCCTGTTCCGGAGCTACCGCCCCGTGCGGAACCTGCTCTCCCGCGACCAGGCCATGAACCGCTCGTACGACCCGTTCCACCTGGTCAACACCTATGGCGCGTTCGGCACGGTCGGGCGGGTCCGGGACGAGATCGTCATCGAGGGCACCGACGACCCGGCACCGCACGCGGGCACGGTGTGGCGTGAGTACGGCTTCCGGGGGAAGCCCGGCGATCCGCGCAGGCTGCCGCGCCAGTTCGCCCCGTACCACCTCCGCCTGGACTGGCTGATGTGGTTCGCCGCCCTCTCCCCCGGCTACGCGCGGGACTGGTTCGGGCCCTTCATGGAGCGGCTGCTCGACGGCGACCGCGACACCCTGCGGCTGCTCGCCCACAATCCGTTCCCCGACGCCCCGCCGACGCACGTCCGCGCCCGGCTGTACCGGTACCGCTACTCGACCTGGCGCGAGCTGCGCGCGACCGGGGCCTGGTGGCACCGCACGCTGCTCCGGGAGTACCTGCCGCCGATCCGGCTCCGGGACCGGGCGGACCGGTGACGGACGCGTCCCCGCACGGGACACGCCGGTGCCCCCGGCCGGAAGGCGGTCGGGGGCACCGGTGGAGCAAGGGTCACGTCGGAGCGGTCAGGGCACCGGAGGCTCAGTCGATACCGGGCAGGATGTGGGGCTCGGCGAGGTCGTCCTCGTAGCCCGCCAGCCGGATCGGGGCCGCGTGGGCCCACACTTCGAGGCTCCCGAGCTCGCCGTTCCGGCGGGGCCGGTCCTGGGGTTCGGCCGGTCTCGGTTCCTGCTTCGTCAGTTCGGGTGTCACCGCGCACTCCTTTGTGTCGCGTACCAATGGGACTTGGTGCCGTCGGTCGCGGTGGCGCCGTTCATCGGGCGGGACCGCGGCCTTGGTGGCAGGCCAGTCCCCGGACCGACCGTGGGGAGGGTGTGTCTCCTCGGTGGCCGACCGTGGACATCAGAGTAACCAAATGAGCGCGTCCGCGCTCTACCGGGCTCACAAGTGTGATGCGTTCGAGTGAATGAAGCCGGAAAGAGCGCTCTACCAGGGGGTAGAGCGCTCTTTCCGGACGGCGCGGGGCCGCGGAACTGCCGGGGACGGGATCCTCGGCCTACCAGTTGGCGGGGGCGTAGTCCTTCAGGAAGCAGCCGTAGAGGTCCTCGCCCGCCTCGCCGCGGACGACCGGGTCGTAGACACGGGCCGCGCCGTCGACCAGGTCGAGCGGGGCGTGGAAGCCCTCCTCGGCCAGGCGCAGCTTGTCGAAGTGCGGACGCTCGTCGGTGATCCAGCCGGTGTCGACCGAGGTCATGAGGATGCCGTCGGTCTGGAACATCTCCTGGCCGCTGGTCCGCGTCACCATGTTCATCGCGGCCTTCGCCGCGTTGGTGTTCGGGTGCCCGGCGCCCTTGTAACCCCGGCTGAAGACGCCCTCCATCGCCGAGACGTTGACGACGTAGGCGCGCCCGCTGGCCGCCTTCTTCGCGGCCTCTGCCATCGCCGCGCGGAGCTTGCTGATCAGGATGAACGGCGCCGTGTAGTTGCAGAGCTGGGTCTCCAGGAGCTCCACCGGGGAGATCTGCTCGATGCTCTGCACCCACGTGTTGGTCTCGACGACGTCCGGCACCAGGCCGCCGGCGTCGATCGCGGTGCCGTCGAGGTGCTTGGCGATGGTGGCGTTGCCCGCGACGAGCGCGAGGTCGGCGACCTGCTGGGCCTCCAGGCCGCTCACGCCGACGGGCAGCGACGAGCCGCTGACGAGCTCGCCGACCGCGCCGGAGTTGAAGGCGCCGATGACGTGGTGGGCGGGGAGCTCGCCCGCGGGCAGCGGTGCGCTCTCGCCGTCGACCAGGGCGGCGTAGGCGGAGGGCAGGCGGCGCACGGTCTGCGTCGCGTTGTTGATCAGGATGTCCAGGGGCCCGGCCTCGGCCATCTGGTCGGCGAGCGCCACGGCCTGGGCCGGGTCGCGCAGGTCGATGCCGACGACCTCCAGGCGGTGGATCCAGTCCGCGGAGTCGTCCATGGCCTTGAAGCGGCGGATGGCGTCCTTGGGGAAGCGTGTGGTGATCGTCGTGTGGGCGCCGTCGCGGAGCAGCCGCAGCGCGATGTACATGCCGATCTTGGCGCGGCCGCCGGTGAGCAGCGCGCGCTTGCCGGTGAGGTCGGCGCTCGCGTCCCGCTTGGCCCGGTTGAGCGTCGCACACGGCTGGCAGAGCTGGTGGTAGAAGTAGTCGACCTCGACGAAGCGCGTCTTGCAGACGTAGCAGGAGCGCGGACGCTGGAGTATCCCCGCGATCCGCCCCTCCTCCGTGATCGATGAGGGC includes:
- a CDS encoding SpoIIE family protein phosphatase; the protein is MNAGRGGGEAAERAGARILHDYGSAFRMGGFDWDLLTGTMSMDDAALEVFDMDRADYDGRPESLGSRVLPDEGRRLDTLVAQALKEGSDQYGAYFRIRRRDGRHQWTHTQGLVQRDGTGRPVRIVGVLRDATHELTESAARLGLDEGRRQRAGVVEGTTAALAYARTVQDVIDLLNDSHALEHFGAASLVMGLLEAGRIHLVAEGPNGAFVPGTRFTRVDEPYPMSEVIRTLRPRFIDSARDFAESFPVLWPHISGLGITAAAYLPLIAQARPIGALGLLYSDRAGFSEDERTLLVALGSSIAQSLQRAMLYEQEHDLAEGLQQAMLPRRIPEVPGAQTAVRYRSARLGRDIGGDWYDIIALPGGRVGAVIGDVQGHDTHAAAVMGQLRIVLRAYAAEGHPPATVMARASVFLHELDTERFATCTYAEVDLGTGVVQIVRAGHVDPLVREIDGRCRRLPVEGGLPLGLSAEFGRLDYPVTAMELDPGQTLMLYTDGLVEKPGADLDEGFQWLTSLVRRGPADLQQLADHLCDVVADRGGEDDVAILLLRRQGTFAPHGAGRFQQHVAQSDPEALSSARHMIRAAVRAWGAGERADEVELVADELMTNALMHTDGGAIVTLRALNGPERRLRVEVEDRSSALPRRREAGEAGVSGRGLLLVDQLSDAWGVESRGGGKCVWCEFKVPDSANRTS
- a CDS encoding DUF6777 domain-containing protein, with product MRTPQRRRRRRTPTAITATLASALLVAGCTSDEQGGSHGEQPAAAAAQEVHLQPVTARGPDPFTASTARITGRAAVPERDPAATSFQRVREITGSTPGLYGGTRSEASCDVEQQVTFLSGDPARTRAFAEAAGIPEANVPGWLRGLTPVVLRADTRVTNHGYRGGRAAPFQSVLQSGTAVLVDQYGSPRVRCACGNPLRSPVTAPGGVHQGEPWESFDPEYVIVVRPTSTVVTSLVIVNAADKSWIERRTGSDGAEDRKPAVEPDCDPDACHLTGTVAPEAPAAPDSATPDSVAPAPATPEPSRPETVTPSSPDPTGPVPADPDPSGDPTPDQPADPPGDPFADPPSDPYADPREDPNSDPYGDPYTDPYTDPYADPYAEPPVSPEGELPLQELFPPDTGQEQPETFEG
- a CDS encoding YndJ family protein, whose translation is MSILVNPVVMIGMFWVVPTGLALLDGPRPPGLDPLRRAWPLLALPGALALWLPRSGVAAGLAAVYALAAVALALQAPARLVLTRSLRPREVAVLTALVAPSVAGLALVAERASYPLFGFDLDILALTVPHFHFAGFAAALVAGLVCRTDDGPTARFAALSVPAGTLLVLAGYFVDDWAELAGAVVLTAGMAGVAVLTLRERRELAADRFTRTLLAVSALVLVVTMLLALSWALGEATGLPHLDLTWMAATHGLGNALGFAVCALLARHRLRTDRTDHTGSTDHMGHTDPAARTDRTDRPAPPLQPLQPLQPLPPLPTHPRTELPA
- a CDS encoding DUF1990 family protein, encoding MTRLTNSLSRTARPRPGLSYREVGATRSPEDLPEGYHHLRYSEVVGHGRAAFEAAGTAVTTWRTHRASGATVRSEAARAWPGVRLEVSLGIGRVRLGAPCAVIWTAYEENRTGFAYGTLTGHPESGEESFVVDLAPDGTVRFTVTAFSRPAAWYTRHAGPLVPLLQRTYARHLGRTLRRLVRA
- a CDS encoding lipase maturation factor family protein codes for the protein MEWFTAPDLWLSRIVFQRGLAGLYCVAFLSAALQFRALMGERGMLPVPEYVRRTRPRRSPSLFHWRYSDRLFATVAWTGAAISLALVAGAGDAVPLPVSMLLWFVLWALYLSIVNVGQTWYSFGWESLLLETGFLAVFLGNDDTGPPVLVLFLLRWLLFRVEFGAGLIKIRGDRCWRNLTCLYHHHETQPMPGPLSWFFHHLPRPLHRVEAGANHVVQLFVPFLLFTPQPVATAAACLMIATQLWLVLSGNFAWLNWLTIVLAVSVVDASALTGEHPRPDPPLWYVAVVVALTAFVLFRSYRPVRNLLSRDQAMNRSYDPFHLVNTYGAFGTVGRVRDEIVIEGTDDPAPHAGTVWREYGFRGKPGDPRRLPRQFAPYHLRLDWLMWFAALSPGYARDWFGPFMERLLDGDRDTLRLLAHNPFPDAPPTHVRARLYRYRYSTWRELRATGAWWHRTLLREYLPPIRLRDRADR
- a CDS encoding SDR family NAD(P)-dependent oxidoreductase codes for the protein MTVTEESQDYGPGVDPERLAVCLSVLDELDKLDVDHPDAIMVRRATAGIYRTVKQRRRQERRAAKTANDKAVTEATATGSAQRIDDETEGILPSSITEEGRIAGILQRPRSCYVCKTRFVEVDYFYHQLCQPCATLNRAKRDASADLTGKRALLTGGRAKIGMYIALRLLRDGAHTTITTRFPKDAIRRFKAMDDSADWIHRLEVVGIDLRDPAQAVALADQMAEAGPLDILINNATQTVRRLPSAYAALVDGESAPLPAGELPAHHVIGAFNSGAVGELVSGSSLPVGVSGLEAQQVADLALVAGNATIAKHLDGTAIDAGGLVPDVVETNTWVQSIEQISPVELLETQLCNYTAPFILISKLRAAMAEAAKKAASGRAYVVNVSAMEGVFSRGYKGAGHPNTNAAKAAMNMVTRTSGQEMFQTDGILMTSVDTGWITDERPHFDKLRLAEEGFHAPLDLVDGAARVYDPVVRGEAGEDLYGCFLKDYAPANW